TATTACCTTAAGCATTGATGTTTTTTTTTCCGGATTAGGATATCTTATTGTTGGAAAATCAGGATTTGGCATTATTTGACTTTTTTCTAAAAAAAGCTGTATTTTGCTATTTGCAAAGAGTTCTTTTATTATGGTCCCTCCGGTACCATGTAGTGCCGTGTAGGCTACTTTTAAGTTTGTTTTTTTACTGTTCTTTTCAAAATCAGGGAATTCTTTGTTTATTGTTTTTATATACTCTTTGTCTATTTCATTACCGAGTTCTTTGATGATTTTTTTTTCAATGCCTTCTTTTATGGTGATTGTATTTATTATGTTTTTTACTTTTTTAATTTCATCAGTTATTAATGTGTCATGAGGTGGCATCATTTGTACTCCACCTTTCCAGTATGCTTTATAGCCATTATATTCTTTTGAATTATGACTTGCTGTTATCATAACTCCAACATCACAGTCAAATTTTCTTATTGTATAAGACAATTGGGGGGTAGGCCTTAGGCTTTTGTATATATATGTTTCAAAATTATTTGAGGCAAAAATTTGAGCAGCATTGTAAGCAAATTCTTTTGAAAAATATCTTGAATCATAACTTATTGCAACTTTAGGTTTTTTATTGATTTTAAGTACATAGTTGGATATTCCTTGGCTTATTTTTTTTACATTATGCGTGTTTATGTAGCATGTTCCAGCTCCAATGATTCCCCTCATACCAGCAGTGCCAAATTCTAAGTCTTTGTAAAATCTGTTTAGAATTTCTGTTGAATTATTTGTTCTTAGAATTTTTTTTGCTTCTTCTTTAAAATAAACATCTTCTTCTAGAAGAATGTAATTTTCCAATTTTTTTTTGGCGTCGATTTTTTGCATGAGTTATCCTTTTATTTTTTCAAACAAAGATTAATTAAATTATATTGATTTATAATGAATTATATACTTGATATAGAATTTATTATTAGATATTTTATAAGAATGCGTATTAAATTTTGGTCGTTAAATTAATGATAGATTTTTTTTTGAAGTCGGAATATCTTCCTGCTGGTGATCAACCAAAAGCAATAAAAGAGATTAAAAATTCTATTTTGCTTGGGAATAAGTATCAAACATTAAAAGGCGTTACAGGGAGTGGAAAAACTTTTACAATTGCAAATATAATTAAAGACCTAAATAGGCCTGCTTTAGTTGTCAGTCATAATAAAACATTAGCAGCGCAACTTTATAGGGAGTTTAAAGATTTTTTCCCAAACAATGCTGTTGAATATTTTGTTTCTTATTATGATTACTACCAGCCCGAATCATATGTTCCTTCAAAGGATTTATTTATTGAAAAAGAAGCTACTATTAATGCTGAGATAGAAATAAAGCGAATAAGGACTGTAACGTCTCTTGCTAAAAGACGAGATGTCATTGTTGTTGCAACGGTATCTTCAATTTATGCTCTTGGGTCTCCAGATTTTTTCAAAAAATCAGCGCGAGAATTTTTTGTAGGCCAAAAAATTTCCATTAAAGAAATATCAGATATTTTTGTAGAGCTTTATTATGAGAGAACTTTAATGAATCTAGAAAGAGATAAATTTTCGATTAAGGGAGATATTATTGAAATTTGGCCTAGCAGTGAGCACGGAGAATTTGCGTATCGAATTTGTTTGGATTTTGATGAAATTGTTAAAATATACAGAATTAGTTCATTTTCTAAAAAAAATTTAGGAGCTACAAATAGTTTTACTCTTTTTGCTAAATCTTATTTTGTAATTCCTTATAACAACGTATTGGAGGCAATCCCTAAGATATCTCATGATTTAGATCTTCAATGTCAATATTTTAAAAATAATGGCAGGCTTGTAGAGGCCGAGAGACTTAGACAGAGGGTAGAGTATGATTTGGAAATGCTTAGAGAAACGGGATTTTGTTCAGGCATTGAAAATTATTCTAAATATTTTTTGAGTGGAAGTACAATGGAGAGACCTTATTGTCTTTTTGACTTTTTCCCGAAAGATTACTTATTATTTGTAGATGAATCTCACGTTACATTGCCACAATTTAGGGGGATGTATAATGGAGATCATTCTAGAAAATTAAATCTTGTTAACTTTGGATTTAGACTTCCTGCAGCGCTTGAAAATAGGCCTCTTAAATATGATGAATTTGACACATTAATTAATCAGGTTGTGTTTGTGTCTGCAACTCCAGGCCTTGAAGAGAGTGAAAAGAGTAGCGTGGTTGTTGATCAAATAATTCGTCCCACAGGCCTTGTTGATCCAGAAATTATTACCAGGCATTCTTATGGACAAATGGAAGATCTTTATAGTGAGATTCAAAAAAGAGTAGCTCTTAAAGAGCGAGTTTTAATTACTACTTTGACAAAAAAAATGTCTGAGGATTTAACTGAATATTTAGCAAGTCTTGGGGTAAAAGCAAAATATTTACATTCAGAACTTGACACTCTTGAAAGAGTAGAAGTTATTTCATTGCTTAGAAAATCTGAAATTGATGTTATTGTTGGCATTAACCTGCTTAGAGAGGGTTTAGATATTCCAGAAGTATCTCTTGTTGCAATACTAGATGCCGATAAAGTTGGATTTTTAAGATCTACTACTTCATTAATACAAACAATTGGTAGGGCTGCTAGAAATTCTAATGGACTTGTAATAATGTATTACGACAAAATAAGTGTGGCTATGCAGGAGGCAATTGAGGAGACTAATAGAAGACGTCAAATTCAGATCGATTATAATAAAAAAAATAATATTACTCCCAAGACAATTGTTAAGAAGATTCAAAATATTTTAGAAAAAGAGCTTAATAATAAAAATAAAAATATTAGCTATGACTTTGAAAAAATTATTTTTGGGGGGAGATTGTCTAAAAAAAAGCTTATTGATAAGCTTAAATTTGAGCTAGAAGAAGCTGTTAATGATGAAAGATTTGAAGATGCAATTGTTTTAAGAGATAAAATAAAAGAGATTAGTGGCAAAATTAGTATGACTCGCAATAAATAAAAGAGAGGTGTAATCCTTGGAAAAAAGTTTGAATAAAAAAATTATCATCAGGGGAGCAAAGGAACATAACTTAAAAAATATTGATGTTGATATTCCAAAAGATGGTTTAGTTGTAATATCTGGCAAAAGTGGTTCTGGTAAGTCTTCTCTAGCTTTTGATACTATTTTTGCAGAAGGACAAAGAAGGTATATGGAGTCTGTTTCAGCTTATGCAAGGCAGTTTTTAGGTGTAATGAAAAAGCCCAATGTTGATTATATAGACGGACTTTCCCCTTCCATAGCTATTGAGCAGAAAACAATAAGCAACAATCCCCGTTCTACTGTTGGGACAATTACCGAGATTTATGATTATTATAGGCTAATATTTGCGAAAATAGGTAAAGCGTACTGTCCGAATGATGGCAGATTAATAGAAGAACAATCTTTGGATAAAATAGTTAATACTATTTTAAGTTATTCCGAAGGATCCAAAGTTGTGCTTTTTGCGCCAATTGTAAGGGGTTCTAAGGGCTCACATAAAAAAGTTTTAGAAAAAATATTAAATCAAGGTTTTAATAGAGTTAGAATAAATTCCGAAGATTATTTAATTGAAGATGCATTTAATTTAAATTTACATAAAAATAAAAAACATACCATTGAAATTATAGTTGACAGAATCAAGCTTGGTAATGATATTCGAATTAGGCTTGCAGAATCTATTGAAACTTCTCTTGCTGTTTCTAATGGGTATTTACGAGTGGAGATTGAAAATGATTTGGAAAAAATAGATAAACTTTTTACAGAGCACAATAGTTGTCCTTTGTGTGGATTTTCACTCCCTCTTATAGAGCCCAGACTTTTTTCATTTAATAGTCCATTTGGTGCTTGCAGCGAGTGTTCTGGGCTTGGTGTTACACTTGAGTTTGATTTTGAGAGCATTTGTCCTGATACCAGTCTTTCTTTTAATGATGATGCTTTTCTTACGTTTAAGACAAGTTCATCTTGGTCTGTAGCTATTTTTAAGGGACTTGCCAAACATTATAATTTTGAATTAAAAACTCCAATAAAAGACATCCCAGATAAAGTGCTTAAGCAGATTTTATACGGCTCAAACGAAAAAATAGATTTTATTTACCAGTCTAAAGAAATGGAAGCAAAGGAAGTAGATGGGGGATTCCATTATTCCAAAAAATTTGAAGGACTTTTGCCCCTACTAAAAAGACGATATCTTGCAACAGAATCAGAGAGCACTAAAATTTTTTATGAAAATTTGATGTCTAAAAAAATCTGTAATTCATGCAAAGGTAAGCGTTTAAGCGCTGGAGCTTTAACTGTGAAAATCAATGGAAAAGACATTCAAGATCTTACCAATTTGTCTGTATTAGATTCTTATGTGTTTTTTGAAAACTTACAACTTGATGTGGTGGAAGAAAAAATATCTAAAGAAATTTTAAAGGAAATTAAAAGTAGGCTTAAATTTTTAATTGATGTTGGTCTTTCTTATTTGTATTTAAATAGAATATCAGGCAGTCTTTCTGGGGGGGAGGCTCAGCGTATTAGGCTTGCTACGCAAATAGGATCAGCGCTTTCGGGTGTTATTTATGTTCTTGATGAGCCAAGTATTGGTCTTCATCAAAGAGATAATGAAAGATTAATTTCTACTCTTGTTAATCTTAAAAATCTTGGCAATACGGTAATTGTTGTTGAGCATGATGAGCAAACTTTACGTACCGCAGACTATATTATTGATATGGGTCCCGGTGCTGGAATTCTTGGTGGTGAAATAGTTGCAAAAGGTACATTAATTGATATTTTAAATAGTCAAAATAGCTTGACAGGTCAATATTTGAGTGGCAAGTTTAAAATAGATATTCCAAGCTCTAGAAGGAAAACAGATAAGGGAGAAATTTTGCTTTTAGGGTCTAATAAAAATAATCTTAAAAATATAGATGTAAGCATTCCTTTGAGAGTTTTTACCGTAATAACAGGCGTTTCTGGTAGTGGAAAAAGTACTTTGCTTAACGAAGTGTTGTATCCAGCTCTTGATAGTAGATTAAAGCTTGATGGAAAGTATTGTGATGGGTTTAAAGATATTATTGGGTATGAAAAAATTGACAAAATTATTCAAATAAATCAAAAACCAATAGGGAGAACTTCAAGGTCAAACCCAGCAACTTATGTTGGATTTTTTACAGAAATTAGAGAGCTTTTTGCTAAGCTTCCGGATGCAAAGTCAAGGGGGTTTAAAGCTGGTAGATTTTCTTTTAATGTTAAGGGTGGGAGGTGCGAGAAATGTCAAGGAGATGGATATCTTAATATTCAAATGCATTTTTTACCAGATGTTTTTGTTCCTTGTGATTTGTGTAAGGGTAAAAAATTTAATGAAGAAACTTTAGAGGTTAGGTACAAGGGGAAAAATATACATGATGTTTTAGAAATGAGTATATGTGAAGCTAGTAAATTTTTTGAGAATGTTCCCAAAATTAATCATTATTTAAAATTTTTAATTGAAGTTGGGCTTGAATACATTAAATTGGGACAATCTGCAACAACTTTATCAGGAGGTGAGGCTCAACGTATTAAGTTGGCTTTTGAGCTAAGCAAAAAAAGTACGGGTAAAACCTTCTATATTATTGATGAACCAACAACTGGATTACATTTTGATGATATAAAGAAGCTGTTAGAGGTTTTACAGCGTTTAGTTTCTAATGGTAATACAGTTGTACTCATAGAGCATAATTTAGATGTAATTAAACAGGCGGATTATATAATAGATTTGGGGCCTGATGGTGGATTGGCGGGGGGGAATATCGTTGTTTCTGGTGTTCCTGAAGAGGTTGCAAAATGCGAAAATTCCTATACGGGAATGTTTTTAAAAGATCTTTTGTAATATTTTTAATTTTTTTAGCATTTTCTAATGCAATTTTTGCTCAGACTGCAAATAATGAGAATTCTAAAAAAAGGGATAAACTAACTTTAAGTCAAAAATCTTATTTAAGAGAACTTGAGCTTTCAACTGATGAAGATTTGAAAAAATGGGCCTTAAAAGAAGGCCTAAAAGAAACTGATGTTTCAAAAATACGAGAATTACTTTTAAAAAAGTTTGGAATAGATCCTGAGCTTTTTGTCAAAGGGAAAGGGCTTTCTGGATCTGGTAGATATAAAATAATAATTGAAACTACTGACAATCTTGAAAATTTCACTTATGGGGTTACTAAGGATGAGAGCATTATTTTTGAAGGAAGAGTTACTATCTTAGTTGAAGATATTAAAGAGAATAAGAAGCATAATATTAAGGGTGACAGAATAGTCCTTAACAAGAATTCTAAAAAACTTTATTCTATTGGGAATGTTGAATACATTCTTGATATGGATAATAATGAAAAGCTTTATTTTTATGGTAATGAATTTTTTGTTGATTTTGATTCTCAAAATTTTCTGTTAAAAGATGGTATTCTTCAAAAAAAAATGCAAAAAAATAAAATAGATCATATTCTTTCATTTGGGGGGAAGGTTTTAAAAAAGATGGATAATGATGTTACCATTTTGGAACAATCCTTTGCAACAACTAGTAAAATTCCAGATCCTTACTATTCGATCAAGGCTGCTAAAATATGGGTGTTGCCTTCAGGAGATTTTGGGTTTTTAAATGCCATATTTTACATGGGAAGAGTTCCAGTATTTTATATTCCCTTTTTTTTCAGACCGGGAGACAGTTTATTTTTTAATCCATCTTTAGGCCTAAATCCACGAAAAGGTTTTTCTGCTTTTAATACTATTTATCTTTTTGGTAATAAATCTTCAAGCGAAGATTCTTCTTTTTTGGATTTTGATTTCAATTCTGTTTATAATTCAGGTAAAAAACCTTATATAAGAAATGGATATTTAACTTATTTTTTTGCAGAAAATTTAGCACATAATACTAGTAAAGATTATGTTAAATTGATTTTTGATATTTATTCTAATCTAGGATTTTATTCTGGAATTGATTTTGATTTGGGCAATACTTTGGGGCATTTTAAAACTCTGGAAGGAAATTTTGGATTAGGTTTTACTAGGAATATTTATAGTTACGATGGAGGATATTATCCTTTTGACAACAGAAATTTAAAACAATCCCTTTTTAGTTTTTCTAATTTTAATAAAGGAGATATATTTGGGTTTGAAGTTCCTTTTAGATACTTGCTTAAATTTAAAACAGAATTTCTTTTAAGTGACGCACTTTTTTCAGTTGTTTTAGAGCACTATTCTGATCCATATGTCAATATTGATTTTAGAGATAGAATAGAGAGCGCTACATTTTTTTCTCTTTTAAATTTAGATAAAGATTCAGTTAAAGAGCAAACTAGTATTAGCACTTTTGATTGGAATTTGTCTTCTTTTTATAAACGAACATTTAATGATAATTCAATTTTAGATTACAAATTAAATAATTTGGGCTTAAATTTCAAATTGTCGGGTTATGAGAATCTTTACGTTAAATCTCCTTTGGAGAAACCAAAAGAGACTAATGATCCTACAAGAAAATGGTTTTATTTAGAGAGAATTTATGCTCCATATATTGATTTAAATTTTCAAAAAGACCTTTACAATAATCAATGGACATTTTCAGCCGATGCTAAAGAAATAATAATAAGCCCAGAAGTTAAAAATCTAGAAGCTAAAGACAAAGATAAAAAGAGCATGAAGGGAGAAAAGTCTGAAGAAATAAAAGATTTAAATAAAAATTTACATATTTCTCCAGAACCAATTATTTTAAATAACATTGATCAATTTGATTCTTTTTTTATTAGGTTTGGTATTAATCCTTATTTGAGAAATAATGTTTTTTTTAATAATTATGGCATTACAAGCCCAAAAGATTTTAATTATGAAATAAAAAATTATTTATTTGATATAAAAAATAAAATGGATATAAAAATTCATGCTGATTTTTACAATCGTTTAATTACTTTTGAAAATTTATTATATCTTAATACTATTGAGTATAATCCCTCAAATAAAGATTTTGAAGTTGAAGATAAAGATAAAAAAAGTGAACACTCTATTATTAATCAAATAAATTTAAATTTGCTTCCGTTTATTAGATACCCTTTATTTTCTAGAAGTACTTTAAAGTTTGAGAATAAGTCTACTTTGTATTCATTTAATAGAAAATATGATTCAGATGTAAAATCTTTAGTTGATAAGAATAGCAGTATTTTTTTATCTGATCCGGAAACTTTTTATCAAAGCTTAACAGCTTCTTTAATTTATGATTATAATCATTTTAGTGCTGAGCTTTCAGGGGAATTAAAAAATAGCTTTGAAGATATTAAGGCATCTTCTGATCTTAAATTTTCTTTAGATTTTCCTTATTTATTGCAAGAAGCTGGAATTGGAATTAAATATTATAAGAAATTTAAAGAAGATGTTAAAAATTCCGGAATTTTTGTTGATCAATCTTTAGTGAATCCTTTGGAGCCCCAAAGACCTTCATCGCCTTATAAAAATTTAGAAATGTCTCCTGCTTTGTATTATAAAATTGAGCCAAAATATTTAAATTATTTTAAATTTAGTTTTTTAGTTGCTTATAATCCTTTAATAAATAGAGTCTCTGAACTTTCGTTTAAGCTCAACGTTGTTGATTTTCAGTTTTTGTTTGCTATGAAAGATGACTTTGAATATAATTATGATCCTTTAAAAGGAGATTTTTATAAGGTTGGAGATTCAACTAAGCTTGTTCCATATTCTTTAAATTCTAGTTACAAGAAGGATTTGTATGTTTTAAGCTTGTTTGACAAGAAACTTTCTCTTACTTTAGGGGTAGATGTTGGCTGGAAAATAAATTTACAGAAATTTACGGATAATGAGCTCCACTCTTCACTAACTTTTAAATTTAAGTATACAGAATTTTTAGAAATTTACTTTTCTACTTTTTCTATCAATACTAAGACTTTTAGATACTTTAAAGGGTATATGGATCAACTTGGCCTTGAGACTGTCAACATCTTTGATGATTTGTTAAAATCTTTCAATTTCTTTAATACTCAAGACAGAAAAAATTCACTTTTTAAGATTAAAAAGTTTTCATCAGGTTTCAAATTTAATTTTTATGATTGGAAGTTTATTGGTGAATATAATTTAGAACCAGATTTGCTAAAAGGATCTGACGGTATTTATTCTCCTGTCTGGAGAAATAATTTTACAATTTATATTTCTTGGAATTTTTTTGCTCCTGTAAAAGCATCATTTGAAAATAATAAAGATACAAACTACGAGCTTCTAATTAACAGAAAAACAAAAAAATAATAATAGTTTTTATTTATTAGTAATATTGATTTTAATAGTTCTTTTTATTAACACATTTATTGTTTTTTTTGCTTCAATTCCTGCTTTTGTTATGTTGAGTTTGAAAATAGATGGATATTTAATAGTTGATGTTAGAGTATCGCTATTTTTGTTTTTAGATAAAATTTTTAGTGGATATGCTTTAAATTTAAATGAAGTTTTAGGCCCAATAAAAAACTCTCTGTATTTATTCTTGTACTTTATTTCATTGTTTATTGTAAGATCTTCTTTTTTTAAAACAATTTTATCATTATTAAGACTAGTGTTTTGCCAATTTATTTTTACTATGTCTAAACTATTGTTCGTAATTTGAATATAAATATATTCTTTTGCTGCCTTAATTACATTTATTTTAATGTATTTAGAGGGAGATTCTAAAACTTTAAAATCAGTTTCATAATCAGGGCTTATTTTTATTGTTGCACAACAATAAAAATAAGCCATTGAAATCACTAACATTGTTTTTGTGCAATTTTTAACAATATTTTTATTTAGCTTTGTGAAAACCAAGATCTGCAATGTTTTCATTTCCTGGAATAAAAGAAATTTTTCCACCTTGTTCTTCAAATTTTTTCCTTAATTCAGCTGTTTTTTTGATTAAATTAATAGTAATTTGTTTTAATTTTTTGCTATTATAGATTCCTTTTGACCAATAGTCAATTATTAATTTGCTGTCACCAAATATATCTGTTACATTTTCTTTTAATGCTATTTTGAGTGCTGTGTATAGGGCAAGTAATTCTCCAAAATTATTGCTGATTCCTTGAAAATTTTTGACATAATGATTTCCATATTCATTAATCAAGGATTTATCTAGGATTTTATCTAATATCGAAATTCCTTTTTCGTTTACAACTCTAATCTCTACACCCTTTCCTCTCCCTGTTCCAGAATCAAAATATATTCCAATTGGATGATGATAAATTTTATCTACGTTGTCGAATAACCAATTTTGAGCTTGTTCTATTGTTCTAAAACTTTTTATTTTATTATTTTTCCCTTTAATAGCAGTTTTGCATTCTTCCCAGGATTTGAAAATAATTTTTTCATTACTGTTAATCAAAATGCATGCATAATATTTGTCCATATAGTAAATAGTATTAACTTCCTGAGCACCAAAGATTTATTATATTGCAAGCTCTTCCAAAAATTTCTTCTTTTGATTTTTTTAATTCCACTGTATCTACTATTTCTTTGTTATAACCAATGAATTTTTCTTTTAAGCTTGGTTTAATAAGCCTTTTTGGAAGCACGCTTGGGAATATTCCTGTAATCGTATAAGACATATAAAAATTGTAAGCGGCTGCATTTATTTCTCCAGGAGTAATTATTCCTGAAATTTCGTAATTTCTTGATACATTAAGTCCTGCTATTTTATATATTCTGTCAACCATTAGAGAACAATAGGTTTTGTTGTGAATTTCTTCAAGATCAAATGAATCTGTCCATAAATTAGATGATATTAATGGAATCATATATCCAAAGTTATTGTCAATATATCTACTTCTTCCAAAATTAATAGCTTTTTGAATTGTTCTTGTATCTGTTATTGGCGAAAATATTTTTAATATTCTTGATTGTACATATGTTGAGAGTTTTTCATACCCTGAGCCTTGAGTAGATGCTGTATCAAATTTGATTTGATTGCTTGTAATTATTGATTTTATATCAAAACTGTCATTCCCATTGAATGCGATTTTTTTGGTAGCTTCGTATTTTTCTTCATCAAATATTCCTACATGTTGCCAAAAATAAAAAAATTCTGTCCAGTCTATTTTTGGTTTAATTAGTATTATATCGCCATTTGATAAAAGAGATCTTAAATTTTTAGGGGTTATTTCAATGCCTGTATTTGGGTCTATTATTTTTGGTATTATATCATGCTGATTACTATTATCGGATTCAGTGGTTGACCTTTTCCTTCTTTTAGGGGTCGGTTGTTTTGAATAATACAATTCATTATGAAGATCTGAAATTTTTTGTTTTTCAATTATTGTTTTTATTGTGCTGTTCTCAATCTTTAAAGAGTTCATGAATTGTTCAAAATATTTTTTATTTTTTATTTTTAATAATTGATTTGCTATTATGTGAGGTGCAACATATTCTTCTCCATCTATTATTTCTTTTGTTATTGAGTTTATATTTTTTTGAGGAAAAAATGAATTAATATGATT
The nucleotide sequence above comes from Borrelia maritima. Encoded proteins:
- a CDS encoding phospho-sugar mutase, with the protein product MQKIDAKKKLENYILLEEDVYFKEEAKKILRTNNSTEILNRFYKDLEFGTAGMRGIIGAGTCYINTHNVKKISQGISNYVLKINKKPKVAISYDSRYFSKEFAYNAAQIFASNNFETYIYKSLRPTPQLSYTIRKFDCDVGVMITASHNSKEYNGYKAYWKGGVQMMPPHDTLITDEIKKVKNIINTITIKEGIEKKIIKELGNEIDKEYIKTINKEFPDFEKNSKKTNLKVAYTALHGTGGTIIKELFANSKIQLFLEKSQIMPNPDFPTIRYPNPEKKTSMLKVIKLAKKEDCDIAFATDPDADRIGIAFKDQKEWILLNGNQISCILMDYILSKEINPENTFVISSFVTTPMLEKIAKKYGSQIFRTYTGFKWIGSLIDELEKNEPNKKFAFACEESHGYLIGGKVRDKDAFSAMKGICSLALDLKAKNQTIKNYLEKIYKEFGYYEEINIEKNFKGADGEIQREALMLKLRKEEKMQFAGIKIIEKLDYKTLKQINFKKEISEIKEYKYPTNAIKFILENEIAITVRPSGTEPKIKFYISVKLKYKEKDKIFGIINAITMEINKY
- a CDS encoding ribonuclease H family protein, translated to MDKYYACILINSNEKIIFKSWEECKTAIKGKNNKIKSFRTIEQAQNWLFDNVDKIYHHPIGIYFDSGTGRGKGVEIRVVNEKGISILDKILDKSLINEYGNHYVKNFQGISNNFGELLALYTALKIALKENVTDIFGDSKLIIDYWSKGIYNSKKLKQITINLIKKTAELRKKFEEQGGKISFIPGNENIADLGFHKAK
- the uvrB gene encoding excinuclease ABC subunit UvrB; amino-acid sequence: MIDFFLKSEYLPAGDQPKAIKEIKNSILLGNKYQTLKGVTGSGKTFTIANIIKDLNRPALVVSHNKTLAAQLYREFKDFFPNNAVEYFVSYYDYYQPESYVPSKDLFIEKEATINAEIEIKRIRTVTSLAKRRDVIVVATVSSIYALGSPDFFKKSAREFFVGQKISIKEISDIFVELYYERTLMNLERDKFSIKGDIIEIWPSSEHGEFAYRICLDFDEIVKIYRISSFSKKNLGATNSFTLFAKSYFVIPYNNVLEAIPKISHDLDLQCQYFKNNGRLVEAERLRQRVEYDLEMLRETGFCSGIENYSKYFLSGSTMERPYCLFDFFPKDYLLFVDESHVTLPQFRGMYNGDHSRKLNLVNFGFRLPAALENRPLKYDEFDTLINQVVFVSATPGLEESEKSSVVVDQIIRPTGLVDPEIITRHSYGQMEDLYSEIQKRVALKERVLITTLTKKMSEDLTEYLASLGVKAKYLHSELDTLERVEVISLLRKSEIDVIVGINLLREGLDIPEVSLVAILDADKVGFLRSTTSLIQTIGRAARNSNGLVIMYYDKISVAMQEAIEETNRRRQIQIDYNKKNNITPKTIVKKIQNILEKELNNKNKNISYDFEKIIFGGRLSKKKLIDKLKFELEEAVNDERFEDAIVLRDKIKEISGKISMTRNK
- the uvrA gene encoding excinuclease ABC subunit UvrA → MEKSLNKKIIIRGAKEHNLKNIDVDIPKDGLVVISGKSGSGKSSLAFDTIFAEGQRRYMESVSAYARQFLGVMKKPNVDYIDGLSPSIAIEQKTISNNPRSTVGTITEIYDYYRLIFAKIGKAYCPNDGRLIEEQSLDKIVNTILSYSEGSKVVLFAPIVRGSKGSHKKVLEKILNQGFNRVRINSEDYLIEDAFNLNLHKNKKHTIEIIVDRIKLGNDIRIRLAESIETSLAVSNGYLRVEIENDLEKIDKLFTEHNSCPLCGFSLPLIEPRLFSFNSPFGACSECSGLGVTLEFDFESICPDTSLSFNDDAFLTFKTSSSWSVAIFKGLAKHYNFELKTPIKDIPDKVLKQILYGSNEKIDFIYQSKEMEAKEVDGGFHYSKKFEGLLPLLKRRYLATESESTKIFYENLMSKKICNSCKGKRLSAGALTVKINGKDIQDLTNLSVLDSYVFFENLQLDVVEEKISKEILKEIKSRLKFLIDVGLSYLYLNRISGSLSGGEAQRIRLATQIGSALSGVIYVLDEPSIGLHQRDNERLISTLVNLKNLGNTVIVVEHDEQTLRTADYIIDMGPGAGILGGEIVAKGTLIDILNSQNSLTGQYLSGKFKIDIPSSRRKTDKGEILLLGSNKNNLKNIDVSIPLRVFTVITGVSGSGKSTLLNEVLYPALDSRLKLDGKYCDGFKDIIGYEKIDKIIQINQKPIGRTSRSNPATYVGFFTEIRELFAKLPDAKSRGFKAGRFSFNVKGGRCEKCQGDGYLNIQMHFLPDVFVPCDLCKGKKFNEETLEVRYKGKNIHDVLEMSICEASKFFENVPKINHYLKFLIEVGLEYIKLGQSATTLSGGEAQRIKLAFELSKKSTGKTFYIIDEPTTGLHFDDIKKLLEVLQRLVSNGNTVVLIEHNLDVIKQADYIIDLGPDGGLAGGNIVVSGVPEEVAKCENSYTGMFLKDLL
- a CDS encoding LPS-assembly protein LptD, yielding MRKFLYGNVFKRSFVIFLIFLAFSNAIFAQTANNENSKKRDKLTLSQKSYLRELELSTDEDLKKWALKEGLKETDVSKIRELLLKKFGIDPELFVKGKGLSGSGRYKIIIETTDNLENFTYGVTKDESIIFEGRVTILVEDIKENKKHNIKGDRIVLNKNSKKLYSIGNVEYILDMDNNEKLYFYGNEFFVDFDSQNFLLKDGILQKKMQKNKIDHILSFGGKVLKKMDNDVTILEQSFATTSKIPDPYYSIKAAKIWVLPSGDFGFLNAIFYMGRVPVFYIPFFFRPGDSLFFNPSLGLNPRKGFSAFNTIYLFGNKSSSEDSSFLDFDFNSVYNSGKKPYIRNGYLTYFFAENLAHNTSKDYVKLIFDIYSNLGFYSGIDFDLGNTLGHFKTLEGNFGLGFTRNIYSYDGGYYPFDNRNLKQSLFSFSNFNKGDIFGFEVPFRYLLKFKTEFLLSDALFSVVLEHYSDPYVNIDFRDRIESATFFSLLNLDKDSVKEQTSISTFDWNLSSFYKRTFNDNSILDYKLNNLGLNFKLSGYENLYVKSPLEKPKETNDPTRKWFYLERIYAPYIDLNFQKDLYNNQWTFSADAKEIIISPEVKNLEAKDKDKKSMKGEKSEEIKDLNKNLHISPEPIILNNIDQFDSFFIRFGINPYLRNNVFFNNYGITSPKDFNYEIKNYLFDIKNKMDIKIHADFYNRLITFENLLYLNTIEYNPSNKDFEVEDKDKKSEHSIINQINLNLLPFIRYPLFSRSTLKFENKSTLYSFNRKYDSDVKSLVDKNSSIFLSDPETFYQSLTASLIYDYNHFSAELSGELKNSFEDIKASSDLKFSLDFPYLLQEAGIGIKYYKKFKEDVKNSGIFVDQSLVNPLEPQRPSSPYKNLEMSPALYYKIEPKYLNYFKFSFLVAYNPLINRVSELSFKLNVVDFQFLFAMKDDFEYNYDPLKGDFYKVGDSTKLVPYSLNSSYKKDLYVLSLFDKKLSLTLGVDVGWKINLQKFTDNELHSSLTFKFKYTEFLEIYFSTFSINTKTFRYFKGYMDQLGLETVNIFDDLLKSFNFFNTQDRKNSLFKIKKFSSGFKFNFYDWKFIGEYNLEPDLLKGSDGIYSPVWRNNFTIYISWNFFAPVKASFENNKDTNYELLINRKTKK